A region from the Cryptosporangium arvum DSM 44712 genome encodes:
- a CDS encoding carboxylate-amine ligase has translation MIGDTARVTRSASADEYRDPADDAKVGATIGVEEEFHVLDPTTGELVPEALTLLANPTPGEHEPEAELLRSAIETATPVCRSLTEVRAEVVAARRALIKAAAEHDVAVATAGTVPDSGVRPMGVFPKERYRQMAAEYQQLVREQAVCAFQVQVGVPNRDLAVAVVSHLQPWLPVLLALSASSPFFANTDTGYASYRTIVWSRWPTAGPVHGFRSAAEYDRTVDTLVGSGIISDPGMVYFDARPSARYPTVELRITDGCPRVDDVVLLTGLGRALVVTAANEIESGVAPVSARPELLRAADWRAARSGLHGELFDPVVGTAVPASDAVRALVEYVGPALDANGDTDEVRILLADLLARGTSADRQREALGRRGTFGDVATLLIEETRGGVDES, from the coding sequence GTGATCGGCGACACCGCGAGGGTCACCCGATCGGCCTCGGCCGACGAGTACCGCGACCCGGCCGACGACGCGAAGGTCGGCGCCACGATCGGCGTCGAGGAGGAGTTCCACGTCCTCGACCCGACGACCGGCGAACTCGTTCCCGAGGCGCTCACGCTGCTGGCCAACCCCACCCCGGGTGAACACGAGCCGGAAGCCGAGCTGCTGCGCTCGGCGATCGAGACCGCGACGCCGGTCTGCCGCAGTCTCACCGAGGTGCGTGCCGAGGTCGTGGCGGCCCGGCGCGCGCTGATCAAGGCCGCCGCCGAGCACGACGTCGCGGTGGCCACGGCCGGCACCGTGCCGGACTCCGGGGTCCGCCCGATGGGCGTCTTCCCCAAGGAGCGGTACCGGCAGATGGCCGCCGAGTACCAGCAGCTCGTCCGGGAACAGGCCGTCTGCGCGTTCCAGGTGCAGGTCGGCGTGCCGAACCGCGATCTCGCGGTCGCCGTGGTCTCGCACCTCCAGCCCTGGCTACCGGTGCTGCTCGCGCTCTCGGCCAGCTCGCCGTTCTTCGCGAACACCGACACCGGCTACGCGTCCTACCGGACGATCGTGTGGTCGCGCTGGCCCACCGCGGGCCCGGTGCACGGGTTCCGCTCGGCCGCCGAGTACGACCGGACGGTCGACACGCTCGTCGGCTCCGGGATCATCTCCGACCCCGGAATGGTCTACTTCGACGCCCGGCCCTCGGCCCGGTACCCCACGGTCGAGCTGCGGATCACCGACGGCTGCCCGCGGGTGGACGACGTCGTGCTGCTCACCGGCCTCGGCCGGGCGCTCGTCGTCACCGCGGCGAACGAGATCGAGAGCGGGGTCGCACCGGTCTCGGCGCGGCCCGAGCTGCTGCGCGCCGCCGACTGGCGTGCCGCCCGGTCCGGCCTGCACGGTGAGCTGTTCGACCCGGTCGTGGGCACGGCGGTGCCGGCCTCGGACGCGGTCCGGGCGCTCGTCGAGTACGTCGGCCCGGCGCTCGACGCCAACGGCGACACCGACGAGGTGCGGATCCTGCTCGCGGATCTGCTCGCCCGGGGCACCTCGGCCGACCGGCAGCGCGAGGCGTTGGGGCGCCGCGGCACGTTCGGTGACGTCGCGACTCTGCTGATCGAGGAAACCCGCGGAGGAGTTGACGAATCGTAG
- a CDS encoding SAM-dependent methyltransferase, with protein MEQHTASDVEPERPSAARVYDYYLGGSHNFAVDRAMAEQAIRILPELPGNMRANRAFLRRAVRYLIAQGVRQFLDLGSGIPTVGNVHEVALGEAPDCRVVYVDNDPVAVAHSQSILEDVRAATIVQADVTDPGAVLAEARRHLDFERPVGVLMVALLHFVPDSAAPASVIARYRDAVAPGSFLAISHGTADQQGDRGPAMEALYSRSANPLVSRDRATVESFFEGYELVDPGVVFVPLWRPEPGALPAATPPERTATYAGVGRLR; from the coding sequence GTGGAACAGCACACCGCGTCGGACGTCGAGCCGGAACGGCCCAGCGCGGCGCGGGTCTACGACTACTACCTGGGCGGATCGCACAATTTCGCGGTCGACCGCGCGATGGCGGAACAGGCCATTCGCATTCTCCCGGAATTACCGGGAAACATGCGTGCCAATAGAGCCTTTCTGCGTCGCGCGGTCCGCTACCTGATCGCACAGGGCGTTCGGCAATTCCTCGATCTCGGGTCGGGGATCCCCACCGTGGGCAACGTCCACGAGGTGGCGCTCGGCGAGGCCCCGGACTGCCGGGTGGTGTACGTCGACAACGATCCGGTCGCCGTCGCACACAGTCAGTCCATTCTGGAGGATGTGCGGGCGGCGACGATCGTGCAGGCCGACGTCACCGACCCGGGCGCCGTCCTCGCCGAGGCCCGGCGCCACCTCGACTTCGAGCGGCCGGTCGGCGTGCTGATGGTCGCGCTGCTGCACTTCGTGCCCGATTCGGCGGCGCCGGCGTCGGTGATCGCGCGCTACCGCGACGCCGTCGCGCCCGGGAGTTTCCTGGCGATCTCGCACGGCACGGCCGACCAGCAGGGTGACCGCGGGCCCGCGATGGAGGCCCTCTACTCGCGGAGCGCGAACCCGCTGGTCTCCCGGGACCGGGCGACGGTCGAGAGCTTCTTCGAGGGCTACGAGCTGGTCGACCCCGGCGTCGTGTTCGTGCCGCTGTGGCGTCCCGAGCCGGGTGCGCTGCCCGCGGCGACGCCGCCCGAGCGCACCGCGACGTACGCCGGCGTGGGGCGCCTGCGGTGA
- a CDS encoding putative bifunctional diguanylate cyclase/phosphodiesterase, with the protein MIGDTSYVTVSDAQLAQLLQDLVDRLRTAVRAEPPDTDVAEEAGAALVGAHFTGVDALQRSIAMLAAELDRESRPRTATWTVIGAFAAGYTRALREVTLTEQESIRRADLIARTRTEQALRASDARFRAVFSGAAVAIGIGDVQGALIDVNPALSEMLGYSSDELRGRSVLSLVHPDDVADVAAEVYRALTEGGREHVRVEKRFVRRDGEAIWGLLTVSMVPGEDGEPGYVVAVGEDVTDLHRLQTTLRYQAMHDPLTGLPNRVMFSERMDQAFETAADDARLGVLFIDLDGFKIINDTLGHDIGDRLLVMAAERLDRGVSSSGHLVARMGGDEFVVLVEQSGGEGEVTALAEKLLTELCRPCQIDEHLLTVSASIGVVERPVAATDRSELMRHVDAALYWAKADGRNQWSVFDSARSEAEAMRYAVSASMPAGLQRREFYLEYQPITDLDDGRLRGLEALVRWRHPYFGAMRPDDFIGIAEDTGLIVPLGRWVLEEACREACSWAELMPDPPFVSVNVAARQAADPALVDEVRAVLEQTGLPPERLQLELTESAAMGPAPIDTLHALAALGCRIAIDDFGTGYSNLAYLRSLPVTSLKLASLFVAGLQPVPGLDGDVDAAIVATLVSLARTLRLTVTAEGIETQTQVERLRALGCHLGQGYLFGTPMPAGEVRKLLH; encoded by the coding sequence GTGATCGGTGACACGTCCTACGTCACGGTCAGCGACGCCCAGCTGGCCCAGCTCCTGCAGGACCTGGTCGACCGGCTCCGCACCGCGGTGCGTGCCGAGCCCCCCGACACGGACGTCGCCGAGGAAGCCGGGGCCGCGCTCGTCGGAGCGCACTTCACCGGCGTCGACGCCCTGCAGCGCTCGATCGCGATGCTGGCCGCCGAACTCGACCGCGAGTCGCGGCCGCGCACCGCCACCTGGACGGTCATCGGCGCCTTCGCGGCCGGGTACACCCGGGCGCTGCGCGAGGTCACGCTCACCGAGCAGGAGTCGATCCGCCGCGCCGACCTGATCGCCCGCACCCGCACCGAACAGGCTCTCCGCGCCAGCGACGCCCGCTTCCGGGCGGTGTTCTCCGGCGCCGCGGTCGCGATCGGCATCGGCGACGTCCAGGGCGCGCTCATCGACGTCAACCCGGCGCTCTCGGAGATGCTCGGCTACTCCTCGGACGAGCTGCGCGGCCGGTCGGTGCTGAGCCTCGTGCACCCCGACGACGTGGCCGACGTCGCCGCCGAGGTGTACCGCGCGCTCACCGAAGGCGGACGGGAGCACGTGCGGGTCGAGAAACGTTTCGTGCGCCGCGACGGCGAGGCGATCTGGGGCCTGCTCACGGTCTCGATGGTGCCCGGCGAGGACGGCGAACCGGGATACGTCGTCGCGGTCGGCGAGGACGTCACCGACCTGCACCGCCTCCAGACGACCCTGCGCTACCAGGCGATGCACGATCCGCTGACCGGGCTGCCCAACCGGGTGATGTTCTCCGAGCGGATGGACCAGGCATTCGAGACCGCCGCCGACGACGCCCGGCTCGGCGTCCTGTTCATCGACCTCGACGGCTTCAAGATCATCAACGACACGCTCGGCCACGACATCGGCGACCGGCTCCTGGTCATGGCGGCCGAGCGGCTGGACCGCGGGGTGAGCAGCAGCGGTCACCTGGTGGCCCGGATGGGCGGCGACGAGTTCGTCGTGCTGGTCGAGCAGTCCGGCGGTGAGGGCGAGGTCACCGCGCTGGCCGAGAAGCTGCTGACCGAGCTGTGCCGGCCGTGCCAGATCGACGAGCACCTGCTCACGGTTTCGGCGAGCATCGGCGTGGTCGAACGGCCGGTGGCCGCCACCGACCGCAGCGAGCTGATGCGCCACGTCGACGCCGCGCTGTACTGGGCGAAGGCCGACGGCCGGAACCAGTGGTCGGTCTTCGACAGCGCCCGCAGCGAGGCCGAGGCGATGCGCTACGCGGTCTCCGCGTCGATGCCCGCCGGCCTCCAGCGGCGGGAGTTCTACCTGGAGTACCAGCCGATCACCGACCTCGACGACGGCCGGTTGCGCGGACTGGAGGCCCTGGTCCGGTGGCGGCACCCGTACTTCGGCGCGATGCGGCCCGACGACTTCATCGGGATCGCCGAGGACACCGGGCTGATCGTGCCGCTCGGGCGCTGGGTACTGGAGGAGGCCTGCCGGGAAGCGTGTTCCTGGGCCGAGCTGATGCCCGACCCGCCGTTCGTCAGCGTCAACGTCGCCGCGCGCCAGGCCGCCGACCCGGCCCTGGTCGACGAGGTGCGCGCGGTGCTCGAGCAGACCGGCCTGCCGCCGGAGCGGCTCCAGCTCGAGCTCACCGAGAGCGCCGCGATGGGCCCGGCACCGATCGACACCCTGCACGCGCTGGCCGCGCTCGGCTGCCGGATCGCGATCGACGACTTCGGCACCGGATACTCCAACCTCGCCTACCTGCGGTCGCTGCCGGTGACCAGCTTGAAGCTCGCGTCGCTGTTCGTGGCCGGTCTGCAGCCGGTACCGGGGCTGGACGGCGACGTCGACGCGGCGATCGTCGCCACGCTCGTGTCGCTGGCCCGGACCCTGCGCCTCACCGTCACCGCCGAGGGCATCGAGACCCAGACGCAGGTCGAGCGGCTCCGCGCGCTGGGCTGCCACCTCGGCCAGGGTTACCTGTTCGGTACCCCGATGCCGGCCGGCGAGGTGCGGAAACTACTGCACTGA
- a CDS encoding coiled-coil domain-containing protein yields the protein MTAVSVFAVLCALLVGLPHSASAAEDDEGGTASLRKKLDQAASGYNNAKAKVASSQKRQKSLVSQIAATEKRLTALTSEAQLLGAEAYKGGMPDPLTVLANSGSAGELVERAGYMETISRKTNGTLTELRSTQKKLKAQREQVDKELKLQRQQEKTMAKRRADAEQALVEAGGGDSSAGFLSGTSAAAKPAPRNSDGSWPGESCSIDDPTSGGCLTPRMLHTYNEARSDGFTHYTHCFRQASFGEHPKGRACDFAADSGGFGGVASGDSKAYGDRLAAWGVDNADRLGVLYVIWFRQIWLPGSGWKSYSGDGTPSGDHTNHVHISVQ from the coding sequence GTGACAGCCGTCTCGGTCTTCGCTGTGCTCTGCGCCCTCCTGGTGGGCTTACCGCACTCGGCCTCCGCCGCGGAGGACGACGAGGGCGGCACGGCCTCGCTCCGCAAGAAGCTCGACCAGGCGGCCAGCGGCTACAACAACGCCAAAGCGAAGGTCGCCTCCTCGCAGAAGCGCCAGAAGTCGCTCGTCAGCCAGATCGCCGCCACCGAGAAGCGGCTGACCGCGCTCACCAGCGAGGCCCAGCTGCTCGGCGCCGAGGCGTACAAGGGCGGGATGCCCGATCCGCTCACCGTGCTGGCGAACTCCGGTTCGGCCGGCGAGCTGGTGGAGCGCGCCGGGTACATGGAGACGATCTCGCGCAAGACCAACGGCACGCTCACCGAGCTGCGGAGCACCCAGAAGAAGCTCAAGGCGCAGCGCGAGCAGGTCGACAAGGAGCTCAAGCTCCAGCGTCAGCAAGAGAAGACGATGGCCAAGCGCCGCGCCGACGCCGAGCAGGCGCTCGTCGAGGCCGGTGGCGGTGACTCGTCGGCCGGCTTCCTGAGCGGCACGTCGGCGGCCGCCAAGCCCGCGCCGCGCAACTCCGACGGCAGCTGGCCGGGCGAGAGCTGCAGCATCGACGACCCGACGTCCGGCGGCTGCCTCACGCCCCGGATGCTGCACACGTACAACGAGGCCCGGTCCGACGGCTTCACCCACTACACGCACTGCTTCCGGCAGGCGTCGTTCGGTGAGCACCCGAAGGGGCGCGCGTGTGACTTCGCGGCCGACAGCGGTGGTTTCGGCGGCGTCGCGTCCGGCGACTCGAAGGCCTACGGCGACCGCCTGGCGGCCTGGGGCGTCGACAACGCCGACCGGCTCGGCGTCCTGTACGTGATCTGGTTCCGGCAGATCTGGCTACCGGGTAGTGGCTGGAAGTCCTACAGCGGTGACGGGACCCCCTCGGGGGACCACACCAACCACGTGCACATCTCAGTGCAGTAG
- a CDS encoding DUF3040 domain-containing protein, whose translation MLSSEERRQLSAIEAWISADDPAFAAGLAKGRPRAPRRDRRWPLQMVVALATGFALFSLVAGKPLGLVLGAVIACAAAVADQMRARRRHGSTSAVGRPNRRDGFQPF comes from the coding sequence GTGCTGAGCAGTGAGGAGCGTCGACAGCTGTCGGCGATCGAAGCGTGGATCTCGGCCGACGACCCGGCCTTCGCCGCCGGTCTCGCGAAGGGGCGGCCCCGCGCCCCCCGGCGCGACCGCCGCTGGCCGCTGCAGATGGTGGTCGCGCTGGCGACCGGGTTCGCCCTGTTCTCGCTCGTGGCCGGGAAACCGCTCGGCCTGGTGCTCGGGGCCGTGATCGCGTGCGCCGCCGCGGTCGCGGACCAGATGCGGGCACGCCGGCGGCACGGCTCGACGTCGGCGGTGGGCCGGCCGAACCGGCGCGACGGCTTTCAACCGTTCTGA
- a CDS encoding geranylgeranyl reductase family protein, translating into MTASAEYDVAVIGAGPAGASAARVAAEAGARVLMLERGALPRYKTCGGGLIGLSRAALPAGFTPPVRDRIDRLTFTLRGRLRRTWRADAPFIDLVYRDEFDAALTAAAVDAGAKLQEGVTVTGLEPAPGLVRIRTAEGEVTAGAVVGADGTSGRSGGYVGVRLAQVDLGLETEFAWPDASAGDWAGRVLIDWGPLPGSYGWVFPKGDALTVGVIAERGQGAATKEYLAALVDRAGVGGAPEIRSSGHLTRCRTDDSPLYRDRVLVAGDAAGLLEPWTREGISYALRSGRLAGAAAVAVARSDADALPLATAGYAAAVEAEFGAEMRAGRRFHTAFSRRPTLFHAAIGCAPPAWRLFRRLVGGETTLEHVAAHKSVDLALRVLSADRSLRSGQA; encoded by the coding sequence ATGACAGCGAGCGCCGAGTACGACGTCGCGGTGATCGGCGCCGGGCCGGCCGGGGCCTCGGCCGCTCGGGTCGCCGCCGAGGCCGGCGCGCGCGTGCTGATGCTCGAGCGCGGGGCGCTGCCCCGGTACAAGACCTGCGGCGGCGGCCTGATCGGCCTGTCCCGGGCCGCGCTCCCGGCCGGCTTCACCCCGCCGGTCCGCGACCGGATCGACCGGCTGACGTTCACGCTCCGCGGCCGGCTGCGCCGCACCTGGCGCGCCGACGCGCCGTTCATCGATCTCGTCTACCGCGACGAGTTCGACGCCGCGCTCACCGCGGCTGCGGTCGACGCCGGGGCGAAGCTGCAGGAGGGCGTCACCGTCACCGGCCTGGAACCGGCGCCGGGCCTCGTCCGCATCCGTACCGCCGAGGGCGAGGTCACGGCCGGGGCGGTGGTCGGGGCCGACGGCACCTCGGGTCGCTCCGGCGGCTACGTCGGCGTGCGGCTCGCGCAGGTCGACCTCGGGCTGGAGACCGAGTTCGCCTGGCCCGACGCTTCGGCCGGCGACTGGGCCGGCCGGGTGCTCATCGACTGGGGCCCGCTGCCCGGCTCCTACGGATGGGTGTTCCCCAAGGGCGACGCGCTGACCGTCGGCGTGATCGCCGAGCGGGGCCAGGGCGCGGCCACGAAGGAGTACCTGGCGGCGCTCGTCGACCGGGCCGGCGTCGGCGGTGCGCCGGAGATCCGCTCGTCCGGTCACCTGACCCGGTGCCGCACCGACGACTCGCCGCTGTACCGCGACCGGGTGCTGGTGGCCGGAGACGCGGCCGGCCTGCTCGAGCCGTGGACCCGCGAGGGCATCTCGTACGCGCTGCGGTCCGGTCGGCTGGCCGGTGCGGCGGCCGTCGCGGTGGCCCGTTCCGATGCCGACGCCTTACCGCTGGCCACCGCCGGGTACGCGGCCGCGGTGGAGGCCGAGTTCGGGGCCGAGATGCGCGCCGGACGGCGGTTCCACACCGCGTTCAGCCGCCGGCCGACGTTGTTCCACGCCGCGATCGGGTGCGCCCCGCCGGCCTGGCGCCTCTTCCGCCGCCTGGTCGGCGGCGAGACGACCCTGGAACACGTCGCCGCCCACAAGTCGGTCGACCTGGCCCTCCGGGTGCTCTCAGCGGACCGCAGCCTCCGGAGCGGTCAAGCGTAG
- a CDS encoding GTP-binding protein yields MDFARSDAPGGIEVPLALKILIAGGFGAGKTTMVGALSEIPTLSTEEVLSDVGIGIDDVSSTDRKETTTVAMDFGRITLQDDLVVYLFGTPGQDRFWFLWDELASGALGAVVLADTRRLTDCFPSIDYFERQGTPFIVAVNCFHNEQTHGVGDIAAALDLDPGVPVVLVDARDRRSSRDALVRLVQHVLRLTAPEAAVR; encoded by the coding sequence ATGGACTTCGCGCGATCTGACGCGCCCGGGGGGATCGAAGTTCCGCTCGCCCTCAAGATCCTGATCGCCGGTGGGTTCGGCGCCGGGAAGACCACGATGGTGGGGGCGCTGAGCGAGATCCCGACGCTCTCCACCGAGGAGGTGCTCAGCGACGTCGGGATCGGCATCGACGACGTCTCGTCGACCGACCGCAAAGAGACCACGACGGTCGCGATGGACTTCGGGCGGATCACGCTCCAGGACGATCTGGTCGTCTACCTGTTCGGGACACCCGGCCAGGACCGGTTCTGGTTCCTGTGGGACGAGTTGGCCAGCGGGGCGCTCGGGGCCGTGGTGCTCGCCGACACGCGCCGGCTCACCGACTGCTTCCCGTCGATCGACTACTTCGAGCGGCAGGGCACCCCGTTCATCGTCGCGGTCAACTGCTTCCACAACGAGCAGACGCACGGCGTCGGCGACATCGCGGCCGCGCTCGACCTGGACCCCGGCGTACCGGTCGTGCTCGTCGACGCCCGCGACCGCCGCTCGAGCCGCGACGCGCTGGTCCGCCTCGTCCAGCACGTCCTACGCTTGACCGCTCCGGAGGCTGCGGTCCGCTGA
- a CDS encoding DUF742 domain-containing protein has product MPNRTWYDDEAGPVVRPYAMTRGRTRPAQDLDVVALVLSVQDTVPVGAGFEPEHLHILESARRPISIAELAAHLDLPLGVVRVLIDDLVGAGCVVVRPAPTTAELQSRRLLEAVIDGLRAI; this is encoded by the coding sequence ATGCCTAATCGAACGTGGTACGACGACGAGGCCGGCCCGGTCGTCCGTCCGTACGCGATGACCCGTGGCCGCACCCGCCCGGCGCAGGATCTGGACGTCGTCGCCCTCGTTCTGAGCGTGCAGGACACCGTGCCGGTGGGGGCCGGCTTCGAACCGGAGCACCTGCACATCCTCGAGTCCGCCCGGCGTCCGATCTCGATCGCCGAGCTGGCGGCTCACCTCGACCTCCCGCTGGGCGTGGTCCGCGTTCTCATCGACGACCTGGTGGGCGCGGGCTGCGTGGTCGTCAGACCGGCACCGACGACGGCCGAGCTGCAGAGCCGCCGGCTACTGGAGGCAGTGATCGATGGACTTCGCGCGATCTGA
- a CDS encoding roadblock/LC7 domain-containing protein encodes MTQTARATGELNWLLDDLVDRVPHAQRAVLLSSDGLMIGGSRGLSREDGEHLAAVASGFQSLARGAGRYFGGGAVRQTIIEMEQAFLFVTAAGRGACLAVLGDADADVGLIAYEMAMLVTRVGTYLSTSPRSAATPRPDDRGPM; translated from the coding sequence ATGACGCAGACGGCGAGAGCCACCGGCGAACTGAACTGGCTCCTGGACGACCTCGTCGACCGGGTTCCGCACGCCCAACGGGCGGTTCTGCTGTCGTCCGACGGTCTGATGATCGGCGGCTCGCGCGGGCTGAGCCGCGAGGACGGCGAGCACCTCGCGGCCGTCGCGTCGGGGTTCCAGAGCCTGGCCCGTGGCGCCGGGCGCTACTTCGGCGGCGGCGCCGTCCGCCAGACGATCATCGAGATGGAGCAGGCGTTCCTGTTCGTCACCGCGGCCGGGCGCGGCGCGTGCCTCGCCGTGCTGGGCGACGCCGACGCCGACGTGGGCCTCATCGCGTACGAGATGGCCATGCTCGTCACCCGGGTCGGCACCTATCTCTCCACGTCTCCGCGCAGCGCGGCGACGCCGAGGCCGGATGACCGGGGCCCGATGTGA